From the Tripterygium wilfordii isolate XIE 37 chromosome 6, ASM1340144v1, whole genome shotgun sequence genome, one window contains:
- the LOC120000177 gene encoding dolichol-phosphate mannosyltransferase subunit 1 encodes MEQEKSEEKIKYSIIVPTYNERLNIALLVYLIFKHLREVDFEVIVVDDGSPDGTQEVVKQLQQVYGEDHILLRPRPRKLGLGTAYIHGLKHVSGNFIVIMDADLSHHPKYLPNFIKKQLETDADIVTGTRYVKGGGVHGWNLMRKLTSRGANVLAHTLLWPGVSDLTGSFRLYRKSVLEDVISSCVSKGYVFQMEMIVRASRKGYHIEEVPITFVDRVFGTSKLGGSEIVEYLKGLLYLLVTT; translated from the exons ATGGAGCAAGAGAAGAGTGAAGAGAAGATTAAGTACAGTATAATAGTCCCAACCTATAACGAACGCCTCAATATTGCCCTCCTCGTTTACCTCATCTTCAAGCATCTCCG GGAGGTGGATTTTGAAGTTATTGTTGTCGATGATGGAAGTCCTGATGGTACGCAAGAAGTAGTAAAACAATTGCAACAAGTTTATGGAGAAGATCACATC CTATTAAGACCTAGACCTAGGAAGCTCGGGCTAG GAACGGCTTACATCCATGGTTTGAAGCACGTGTCTGGAAATTTCATTGTGATCATGGATGCTGATTTATCCCACCAT CCAAAGTACCTGCCAAATTTCATCAA GAAACAGTTAGAGACTGATGCTGATATAGTTACTGGAACTCGGTACGTTAAGGGTGGTGGTGTACATGGATGGAATCTCATGCGCAAATTGACCAGTAGAGGAGCCAATGTTCTTGCGCACACGCTTTTATGGCCTGGTGTATCTGATTTAACTGGATCTTTCCG GCTTTACCGAAAGTCAGTACTTGAAGATGTCATCAGTTCCTGTGTCAGTAAAGGATATGTCTTTCAAATGGAGATGATTGTCCGGGCTTCTAGGAAGGGCTACCATATTGAAGAG GTTCCAATTACCTTTGTTGATAGAGTATTTGGAACTTCGAAGCTTGGAGGATCTGAAATTGTTGAATATCTGAAAGGACTCTTATATCTTCTGGTCACAACCTGA